The following are encoded together in the Trachemys scripta elegans isolate TJP31775 chromosome 7, CAS_Tse_1.0, whole genome shotgun sequence genome:
- the EGR2 gene encoding E3 SUMO-protein ligase EGR2, with translation MMTAKTVDKIPVTLSGFVHQLSENIYPVDDIATTLPTSVTIFPNADLGGPFDQMSSVTGDGMINIDMSDKRSLDLPYASSFAPAVSASRNQTFTYMGKFSIDPQYPGAGCYPEGIINIVSAGILQGVSTPSSSATSSSTASSASPNPLASSALSCSMAQNQPGDLEHLYSPPPPYSGCGELYQQDPSSAFLPASAGGSLPYHPPPSYPSPKAAADGGIFSMIPDYPGFFPPAQCQRELHAPPERKPFPCPLDSLRVPPPLTPLSTIRNFTLGGPGAGAAGGSGEGGRLPASAYSPHNLPLRPILRPRKYPNRPSKTPVHERPYPCPAEGCDRRFSRSDELTRHIRIHTGHKPFQCRICMRNFSRSDHLTTHIRTHTGEKPFACDFCGRKFARSDERKRHTKIHLRQKERKGAAAPSSSSGTSAPAAPPPGAVCSSSAVGSGSLAACASRTRTP, from the exons ATGATGACTGCCAAGACCGTAGACAAAATTCCAGTAACTCTCAGTGGTTTTGTGCATCAGCTATCCGAAAACATTTACCCTGTGGATGACATCGCTACCACATTGCCAACTTCGGTCACAATCTTCCCCAATGCTGACTTAGGAGGACCGTTTGACCAGATGAGCAGTGTGACAGGAG ATGGAATGATCAATATTGACATGAGTGACAAGAGGTCCCTGGATCTGCCTTATGCCAGCAGCTTTGCCCCAGCAGTTTCTGCTTCCCGCAATCAGACTTTTACCTACATGGGCAAATTCTCCATCGACCCTCAGTACCCAGGAGCCGGCTGCTATCCGGAGGGGATCATTAACATCGTGAGCGCTGGGATCCTGCAGGGGGTCAGCACCCCTTCTTCATCGGCCACTTCTTCCTCCACAGCCTcttctgcctcccccaacccGCTGGCCAGCAGCGCTCtgagctgcagcatggctcagaaCCAGCCCGGAGACCTGGAGCACCTGTACTCACCTCCGCCTCCCTACTCGGGCTGCGGGGAGCTCTACCAGCAGGACCCCTCCTCTGCTTTCCTGCCCGCCTCGGCCGGGGGCTCTCTTCCCTACCACCCGCCCCCGTCCTACCCTTCCCCCAAAGCGGCCGCGGACGGCGGGATCTTCTCTATGATCCCGGATTACCCGGGTTTCTTCCCGCCCGCTCAGTGCCAGCGGGAGCTGCACGCCCCGCCCGAGCGCAAGCCCTTCCCGTGCCCCCTGGACTCCCTCAGGGTCCCGCCGCCGCTCACGCCGCTCTCCACCATCCGCAACTTCAccctgggcgggccgggggccggagcaGCAGGGGGAAGCGGGGAAGGCGGCCGGCTGCCCGCCAGCGCCTACAGCCCGCACAACTTGCCCCTGCGGCCCATCCTGCGGCCCCGCAAGTACCCGAACCGGCCCAGCAAGACGCCGGTGCACGAGCGGCCCTACCCGTGCCCGGCAGAGGGCTGCGACCGCCGCTTCTCCCGCTCGGACGAGCTAACGCGGCACATCCGCATCCACACCGGCCACAAGCCCTTCCAGTGCCGCATCTGCATGCGCAACTTCAGCCGCAGCGACCACCTCACCACCCACATCCGCACGCACACGGGCGAGAAGCCCTTCGCCTGCGACTTCTGCGGCCGGAAGTTCGCCCGCAGCGACGAGAGAAAGCGCCACACCAAGATCCACCTGCGCCAGAAGGAGAGGAAGGGCGCcgccgccccctcctcctccagcggGACCAGCGCCCCGGCCGCGCCCCCGCCAGGTGCCGTGTGCAGCAGCAGCGCCGTCGGCTCGGGGAGCCTGGCTGCCTGCGCCTCCAGGACCAGGACGCCCTGA